A window of Marixanthomonas ophiurae genomic DNA:
AATATAATCATGAGCAAATTTTATGTAGGTTCTGAAGTTGGCCAATTGCGCCGTGTCATGTTGCACCGCCCCAACCTCAGTCTGAAGCGTCTGACTCCTTCCAACTGCCAGGATCTGTTGTTCGATGACGTCCTGTCCGTTGAACGTGCTGGTCAGGAGCACGACAAATTCGCTCAGGTACTGCGCGATCAGAATGTCGAAGTTTTCCTGCTGACCAATCTGCTGGCGGAAACCCTGGACGTGCCGGAAGCCAAAACCTGGCTGCTGCAACATCAGGTCTCCGACTATCGCCTCGGCACTTCTTTTGCCAACGACGTACGCTGCTTCCTGGCCGACATGCCGCACCGCGAGCTGGCCCGCATTCTCTCCGGTGGCCTGACCTACTCCGAGATGCCCTACAGCGGCGTCAACATGGTAGTAGGCATGCACGCACCGACCGACTTCATCATCGAGCCGCTGCCCAACCACCTCTTTACCCGTGACACCTCCTGCTGGGTTTATGGCGGCGTCTCCATCAACCCGATGGCCAAACCGGCCCGCCGTCGCGAAACCAACCACGTGAAGGCTATCTATCGCTGGCACCCGCAGTTTGCCGGTCAGGACTTCATCAAGTACTTCGGTGATGAAGATCGCGACTACGACAACTCCACCATCGAAGGGGGTGACGTACTGGTCATCGGTCGTGGCGCCGTGCTCATCGGCATGTCCGAGCGCACCACACCGCAAGGGGTCGAGCACCTGGCTCGCGGCCTGTTCAAGCACGGCCAGGCCAAACAGGTCATCGCCATGCAACTGCCGAAACACCGCAGCTGCATGCACCTGGATACCGTCATGACCCACATGGACATAGACACCTTCTCCGTCTATCCGGAAGTCATCCGCAAGGATGTGAACTGCTGGAGCCTGACTCCGGGCGGTGCCACCGGCATGAACATCAAGGAAGAGGGTTACTTCGTCACCGCCATCGAGAAGGCACTGGGTGTCGATCAGCTCAAGCTCATCACCACAGGTGGCGACACCTTCGAGGCCGAGCGCGAGCAGTGGAACGATGCCAACAACGTGCTGACCGTGCGCCCCGGCGTGGTGGTGGGTTACGAGCGCAATACCTACACCAACGAGAAGTACGACAAGGCCGGCATCACTGTGCTGCCCATCCCGGGTGAAGAGCTGGGACGTGGCCGCGGCGGCGCCCGCTGCATGAGCTGCCCGATGGAACGCGACGGCATCTAACAAGACGGCGTGGCGCCGGCAGAGGCTGGCGCCACACAGCACCAAACTCGAGAGTAACACTCATGAAAAAACCAACTGTCGTCGTCGCCCTGGGTGGCAATGCCCTGCTCCGTCGTGGCGAGCCGCTCGAAGCAGATATCCAGCGCAAGAACATCGCCACCGCCGCCAAGACCATCGCCCTGATCGCTCAGGAGTACAACGTGGTGCTGGTGCATGGCAACGGCCCGCAAGTCGGCCTGCTGGCTCTGCAGAACAGTGCCTACACCAAGGTATCCCCCTATCCGCTGGATGTGCTGGGTGCCGAGTCCCAGGGCATGATCGGCTACATGCTGATCCAGGAGTTGAAGAACCTGATGCCGAGCCGCAACGTCACCGCGCTGCTGACCCAGGTGCAGGTTGACCCGCAAGATCCGGCCTTCGTCAATCCGACCAAATTCATCGGTCCCGTCTACGAAGAGGCTGAAGCCCGCGCCCTGGCTGCAGAGAAGCAGTGGGTGGTCAAGGCTGACGGCAAGTTCTTCCGCCGCGTGGTGCCGTCTCCACTGCCCCAGCGCATCGTCGAAGGCGACGCCATCGAAACCCTGATCGCCCAGGGCCACCTCATCATCTGCACCGGTGGTGGCGGCATCCCGGTGACCTGGGATGGCCAGAGCCTGACCGGTATCGAAGCCGTCATCGACAAGGACATGTCTGCCGCCTACCTGGCCAAGCAGATCAAGGCCGACGCCCTGCTGATCCTGACCGATGCCGATGCCGTCTACCTGGACTGGGGCAAACCGACCCAGCGTCCGCTGCGGATCACCAGCCCGGACGAGCTGGCCGGCGTCAAGTTCGACGCAGGCTCCATGGGGCCCAAGGTCGAAGCCTCCTGTGAATTCGTCAAGGCGACCGGCGGCATGGTCGGCATAGGTGCACTGGACGATGGCCTGGCCATCCTCAAGGGTGAAGCCGGCACCAATATCGTCGCCACCCGTACCGTGAATGCGTAATTACCGACATATGTACTGAGAATGCGTAGTCAACACTACTGCCTGAATTGGTCTGAAACAAATATAGAGAGAACTCATCATGGCTTTTAATCTGCGTAACCGTAACTTCCTGAAACTGCTGGACTTCACCCCGCGCGAAATCCAATACATGATCGATCTGGCCATCGACCTGAAGAAGGCCAAATACGGTGGCTACGAGCGCAAACACCTGACCGGCAAGAACATCGCCCTGATCTTCGAGAAGACCTCCACGCGTACCCGTTGTGCGTTTGAAGTGGCGGCCTTCGACCAGGGCGCCCAGGTCTCCTACCTCGGCCCGAGCGGTTCCCAGATCG
This region includes:
- the arcA gene encoding arginine deiminase: MSKFYVGSEVGQLRRVMLHRPNLSLKRLTPSNCQDLLFDDVLSVERAGQEHDKFAQVLRDQNVEVFLLTNLLAETLDVPEAKTWLLQHQVSDYRLGTSFANDVRCFLADMPHRELARILSGGLTYSEMPYSGVNMVVGMHAPTDFIIEPLPNHLFTRDTSCWVYGGVSINPMAKPARRRETNHVKAIYRWHPQFAGQDFIKYFGDEDRDYDNSTIEGGDVLVIGRGAVLIGMSERTTPQGVEHLARGLFKHGQAKQVIAMQLPKHRSCMHLDTVMTHMDIDTFSVYPEVIRKDVNCWSLTPGGATGMNIKEEGYFVTAIEKALGVDQLKLITTGGDTFEAEREQWNDANNVLTVRPGVVVGYERNTYTNEKYDKAGITVLPIPGEELGRGRGGARCMSCPMERDGI
- the arcC gene encoding carbamate kinase, translating into MKKPTVVVALGGNALLRRGEPLEADIQRKNIATAAKTIALIAQEYNVVLVHGNGPQVGLLALQNSAYTKVSPYPLDVLGAESQGMIGYMLIQELKNLMPSRNVTALLTQVQVDPQDPAFVNPTKFIGPVYEEAEARALAAEKQWVVKADGKFFRRVVPSPLPQRIVEGDAIETLIAQGHLIICTGGGGIPVTWDGQSLTGIEAVIDKDMSAAYLAKQIKADALLILTDADAVYLDWGKPTQRPLRITSPDELAGVKFDAGSMGPKVEASCEFVKATGGMVGIGALDDGLAILKGEAGTNIVATRTVNA